The Spiroplasma citri genomic sequence TAGTTGCTTTATCTTTACAAGGGGTTGGTACTTTATTTTTAAAATATGAAGCATTAAAGCAAGAATTAAGTAAAAAAGGTTGGTTTGGTCAATCTTTAAAAAAACCAATTCCACGTTTTCCAAATAATATTGGGGTAATAACAGCTCCAACTGGTGCTGCAATTCGTGATATTATTTCTACCATTCATCGCCGTTTTCCACAAGCAAACATTTATTTATTTCCAAGTTTAGTGCAAGGAAGTGAAGCAAAACATGATATTCGAGCAAAAATTAAGGCAGCACAATCCTTTACTCCACACCTTGATACATTAATTGTTGGCCGTGGTGGTGGTAGTATTGAAGATTTATGAGCTTTTAATGAACTGGAAGTTGTTGAGGCAATTTATCAAACAACTATCCCAGTTATTTCAGCTGTTGGGCATGAAATTGATTTTACCTTAGCTGATTTTGTTAGTGATTTACGAGCACCAACACCAACGGCGGCGGCTGAATTAGCAACACCTGATCAAAAAGAATTAATTAATTATTTGCAACAACAACGACGTAATTTAATTAATTTTGTTAAAGGCAGAATTGACAAGATAGGAGATAAACTAAGCGAATTAAAAAATAGTTATGTTCTAACAAGACCACAAGCATTATATACACAATATGAGCATTCTTATCAATTATTATTAAAGCAGTTTAATGTTTTACAAGAAACATTCTTTATAGCAAATAAAAATATGATTCAAAATTATTATCAAACATTGGTAAGAACAATTAAACAACAAATTTTAGCAATTGAACATGAAAAAAATAATTTAGTAAGCAAATTAGACTTGTTAAGTCCTTTAAAAACATTAACTCGTGGTTATAGTATTACTTATAATGATAATAAAAATGTAATATCAACAACACATGATATTAAGAATAATGATATAATAATAACACGTGTGCAAGATGGATTCATTCATTCAATCGTACAAGCAATTAATAAGGATGGTGAAAAAAATGACAAATAATAAATCATTTGAACAAATTTTAGAACAATTAAAGCAAATTGTTAATGATTTAGAAAATAATCAATTGCCATTAGATCAAGCAATTGATGCTTTTGAAACTGGCATTAAATTAACAAAATTAGCAGAAACTAAATTACAAGATATTAAAGATAAAGTCACTAAAATTGTTAAGGATAATAATCCAACTGATTTTAAAGTTAATGAAGAATAATTTATGGCAGGACAAATTTTTGAACGTAGTGGCTGAGTTAAAAAAAATAATATTAAAATTTGAAAAAAATTGCATGAATTAAAATTAAGTCGTGTAATTTTAAAAGATTTTAAAACTTTTGATGAAAAAGATATTTTAATTAAAAATTTTATTTATTTATTACGATTAAATAATTTAGATGAACAAAAATATTTTGATAGTATTATTTTAATTAAATTAGTTTTAATTTATTATCATATGCAATATATTCGTCATAGTGGGGTAAAACGTGAACAAGAACAAATTTTAAAAGTAATTAAGGAATTAAAAAATAAAATTTTTGTTAATTACCTTGGTAATAATTATGAGAAAGCAATTTTTGCAGATATTGATATTACTAATTCAAAAATTAAGATTTATTATAATTTTAATTTACTTTATAACTTTATTGCTAATGTTTTTTATCAACCTTTTATTAACCTGGCAAATCATGAATTATATTTTAATTATGGTTACTATCTTGTGTTTTTAATTAATTTAACAGTAATGAGAAAGTTATTAAAGGATAGCAGTAATGTGGAAATTTATAAAATAAAATTAGATGTAACAGCCCAATGCCATTATTTGATTGGAAAAATTACACCATTATATTTCAATAATTTTGTTCAACAAATTAATTATTTTTTACAAAAATATTAAGTGGGGTTAAAAAATGAAATTACAAGATTATCAGAATCATACTGATTTAAAAAAATTAAAAACAAAAGCTTTAATTGAATTAGCAGCGGATGTTCGTTGTCTTATTATTGAAACAGTTACTAAAAATGGGGGGCATTTAGCTAGCAATTTAGGAACAGTTGAATTAACAATTAGTTTATTAAAAACTTTTGACATTGACAATAATGATTTGATTATTTTTGATACTGGTCATCAAACTTATGCTTATAAAATTTTAACTGATCGTAAAACACATTTTTCAACAATTCGCTTAGCAGATGGTTTAACTGCTTTTCAGCATATTAACGAAAGTAAATATGATCATCTTTCTAACGGTCATGCGGGAACGGGGTTATCAACCGCAATTGCTTATAGTTATAATCAAAAATATAATAATATTATTTGTGTCATTGGTGATGCAGCATTTACTAATGGTTTAACTTTAGAGGCTTTAACTTATTTAGGAACAATTTCTAATAAAATTATTGTTATTTTAAATGATAATGGCATGAGTATTTCCAAAAATGTTAATGTTTTACATACAACAGTTAGTAAAGTTCGAACTGGATGACTATATCGTAGTGCTAGTAAAGTTGCAAAAGTTTTACGATATATTCCACCATTAACATTATTATGGTTGGGGCATTTATTAATTGAGAAAATTATTCGTAGTTTTGCAATTCCAGGGTTATTTGCTGGTTTTAATTTAGATTATATTGGGGCAGTTGATGGTCATAATTTTCGTAAATTAGCAAAAAGTCTTCGCCAAGCAAAAAAACGAAATGCAAGTGTAGTTCTTCATCTTAAAACAAAAAAAGGCTATGGTTATGGATTAAGCCAAGCAGAACAAGAGAAATATCATTCGTATAGTTTAACTGATAATAAACATAATGAATGAAGTTATTATGTTGCAAAAACTATTGAAAAAATATTTCAAACAGCAACAGAAAAATTTTATTTTATTTCTGCTGCAATGCAAGCATCAGTTCATTTAGAAGAATTTATGTTGCAAAATCCGCAATATTTTTTTGATGTTGGGTTAGCGGAAGAACATGCTGTTACATTAGCTGCTGGGTTTGCCTTAGACCATCAAAAAGTAATTGTGAATATGTATGCTAGTTTTTTACAGCGAACTTATGATCAAATTTTACATGATGTTGTTCGTAACCATTTACCAGTTGTTTTTTTAATTGACCGAGCTAGTTTAGCACTTGCGGATGGCGATAGTCACCATGGAATTTATGATATTGGTTTTTTAAATAGTATGGGTGATTTACCAATTATTAGCCAACCCGCAACTAGTAGTGAGTTTGATCAGTTATTAAAGTTAGCTTTAATAAATAAAAAAAATCCCTTCTTTATTCGGTATCCAAAAGGTGGAATTACTCAACAAGTTTTGTCAGTACCGTTTTCAGTTGGACAGTGAGAATATGTTATTAAAAATCCTAAAGCACGAATTTTATTAATAACATATGGCAATAATGTAATTAAAACAAAAACAGTTATTACAAAATTAGATACAAAAAAAATTAATGTTATTAATGCTCGTTTTATTAATCCAGTTGATAAAGAAATGTTAAAACAAATTAACACAGAAAAATACCAACAAATTATTATTTTTGAAGAAGTTATTAAAGAAACTGGTTTATATGCAAAGATTATTGATTTTTTAATTAATCATAATGCAACAATTTCACATTATGGTTATGAAAATGGTTTAATTAAAAAAGATGTAAATAATCTTGAAGAAATTTTAAGAAACTTAATTAATTAAGAAATATCCTTGTATTATCAAATAATAAGAGTTAAATTTATATAGAGGAAAAGGAGAATAATACTAATGGAATATGTTAAAGTAAAATTAGATAAAAAAGTAAAATTAGAGCAGTAT encodes the following:
- the xseA gene encoding exodeoxyribonuclease VII large subunit; this translates as MSKNIYTVSEINYYLKTIIEQEPNLINISLQGEISNITNHSSGHVYFTIKDEKAQIRAIMFAFNAKNLQFKLKEGLKIIATGSIKVYEPQGTYSLQVVALSLQGVGTLFLKYEALKQELSKKGWFGQSLKKPIPRFPNNIGVITAPTGAAIRDIISTIHRRFPQANIYLFPSLVQGSEAKHDIRAKIKAAQSFTPHLDTLIVGRGGGSIEDLWAFNELEVVEAIYQTTIPVISAVGHEIDFTLADFVSDLRAPTPTAAAELATPDQKELINYLQQQRRNLINFVKGRIDKIGDKLSELKNSYVLTRPQALYTQYEHSYQLLLKQFNVLQETFFIANKNMIQNYYQTLVRTIKQQILAIEHEKNNLVSKLDLLSPLKTLTRGYSITYNDNKNVISTTHDIKNNDIIITRVQDGFIHSIVQAINKDGEKNDK
- the xseB gene encoding exodeoxyribonuclease VII small subunit; translated protein: MTNNKSFEQILEQLKQIVNDLENNQLPLDQAIDAFETGIKLTKLAETKLQDIKDKVTKIVKDNNPTDFKVNEE
- a CDS encoding 1-deoxy-D-xylulose-5-phosphate synthase — encoded protein: MKLQDYQNHTDLKKLKTKALIELAADVRCLIIETVTKNGGHLASNLGTVELTISLLKTFDIDNNDLIIFDTGHQTYAYKILTDRKTHFSTIRLADGLTAFQHINESKYDHLSNGHAGTGLSTAIAYSYNQKYNNIICVIGDAAFTNGLTLEALTYLGTISNKIIVILNDNGMSISKNVNVLHTTVSKVRTGWLYRSASKVAKVLRYIPPLTLLWLGHLLIEKIIRSFAIPGLFAGFNLDYIGAVDGHNFRKLAKSLRQAKKRNASVVLHLKTKKGYGYGLSQAEQEKYHSYSLTDNKHNEWSYYVAKTIEKIFQTATEKFYFISAAMQASVHLEEFMLQNPQYFFDVGLAEEHAVTLAAGFALDHQKVIVNMYASFLQRTYDQILHDVVRNHLPVVFLIDRASLALADGDSHHGIYDIGFLNSMGDLPIISQPATSSEFDQLLKLALINKKNPFFIRYPKGGITQQVLSVPFSVGQWEYVIKNPKARILLITYGNNVIKTKTVITKLDTKKINVINARFINPVDKEMLKQINTEKYQQIIIFEEVIKETGLYAKIIDFLINHNATISHYGYENGLIKKDVNNLEEILRNLIN